The following proteins are encoded in a genomic region of Puniceicoccus vermicola:
- a CDS encoding DNA glycosylase AlkZ-like family protein encodes MSPRKIQLKEFRRRVVAGSFPQYPNLAAGLRGLRFVQADPIRSPARAQDLILRHRVNSYASGDLEKEYPHLGAEEGYLFAYGFMQPDVWQDLHSQPAVKLTALERQVLAFIQRHGEVHPRDLADHFGKRSVTNYWGGKSQATKRVLEDLHEEGYLRVSRREKGIRLYEVAENAHQKLGDPEARFARLTMTTAHVFGPATKSFMLSELRGFTNLVPKRKDREAIVDELVASGQLRKIDVDGLTYLLENDKWKSNEVTEKVRILAPFDPLVRSRQRFEQLWGWSYRFEAYVPTSKRVRGYYAMPLLWRENVTGWANAKVLDERLHVEVGYVRKPTSPLKFRCALETEIEAMTLFLGLVSGAWSLNFSSD; translated from the coding sequence ATGAGTCCTCGAAAAATTCAGCTCAAGGAGTTTCGGCGTCGCGTCGTCGCCGGATCTTTTCCGCAGTATCCAAATTTGGCTGCTGGCCTGCGAGGATTGCGCTTTGTTCAGGCGGATCCGATTCGGTCGCCTGCGAGGGCGCAGGACTTGATTCTTCGTCATCGGGTGAATTCGTATGCATCCGGCGACTTGGAAAAAGAGTATCCTCACTTGGGCGCGGAAGAGGGCTATCTTTTTGCCTATGGATTCATGCAGCCCGATGTTTGGCAGGATCTCCACAGTCAGCCAGCCGTGAAGCTTACAGCGTTGGAGCGCCAAGTGTTGGCCTTCATTCAGCGGCACGGGGAGGTTCATCCCCGGGATTTGGCGGATCATTTTGGGAAACGTTCTGTGACCAATTATTGGGGCGGAAAATCACAAGCGACCAAACGCGTTTTGGAGGATCTGCATGAAGAGGGATATCTGCGAGTGAGTCGACGTGAGAAAGGCATCAGGCTTTATGAAGTGGCTGAGAATGCTCATCAAAAACTCGGTGATCCGGAAGCTCGCTTTGCGCGTTTGACCATGACGACGGCGCACGTCTTTGGCCCGGCAACGAAGTCTTTCATGCTGTCAGAGCTTAGAGGTTTCACGAATCTGGTGCCCAAGCGCAAAGACAGGGAAGCCATTGTCGATGAACTGGTGGCCTCCGGGCAGCTCAGAAAAATCGATGTGGATGGTCTAACGTATCTGTTGGAAAACGACAAGTGGAAGTCGAATGAAGTCACGGAAAAGGTGCGGATTCTCGCTCCTTTTGATCCGCTTGTCCGGAGCCGTCAACGCTTTGAGCAGCTTTGGGGGTGGAGCTATCGTTTTGAGGCTTACGTCCCCACATCCAAACGTGTGAGGGGCTACTATGCGATGCCATTACTTTGGCGAGAAAATGTGACCGGATGGGCGAATGCCAAGGTGCTCGATGAGCGGCTCCACGTAGAGGTCGGATACGTCCGCAAGCCGACTAGCCCATTGAAATTCCGCTGCGCACTGGAAACAGAAATCGAAGCGATGACCCTGTTTTTGGGTTTGGTCAGTGGCGCGTGGTCATTGAATTTCAGCTCGGACTAG